One part of the Vibrio hyugaensis genome encodes these proteins:
- a CDS encoding sensor histidine kinase, with protein sequence MKKMLFWRLFVVLSLGVVIFFSLIHSAAILSNEKMSYLKKSHRQQILDWGSTAQRYVEHEDWQGLDLWLEALALEESTWATVVQSQLDVKGGNPLNERFWEGYGIGRSVEWKIHLDFPESPIMEVPLSPFGYHFLILLPDRMRPGTYMSHAFWLFRFVIPFLSLLALTVYLYRYVMRPLQQFHRASQAFSQGDYSARIGQTMKLGNDEISQVARTFDKMAERTSDVIQHNRNLIADMSHEIRTPLARIEMAIDCVDKNIEREQMLQRIKTDTHKMRSTAEDTLTLAWIENEQPNLRTESFDLAELIEIIAEDARFEYPDKLLELSQDEPLPIEDSNQMALSQSLENVIRNGLRYTQSNETLMIRALAKSSHYHILITDSGPGIDPSLYQQIFKPFFKANNQVASRKGFGVGLALAKRHIEAVGGTIKAYNAPNQGLTMDITLPKKR encoded by the coding sequence GTGAAGAAGATGTTGTTCTGGCGGCTGTTTGTCGTCTTGTCTTTAGGCGTTGTGATCTTTTTCTCCTTGATTCACAGCGCCGCCATTCTTTCTAACGAAAAAATGAGTTACTTAAAAAAATCTCACCGACAACAGATTCTTGATTGGGGTAGCACTGCGCAACGCTATGTTGAACATGAAGATTGGCAAGGATTAGACCTGTGGCTCGAAGCACTTGCTCTTGAGGAATCGACATGGGCAACCGTGGTGCAATCACAATTGGATGTCAAAGGCGGTAACCCACTCAATGAGCGCTTCTGGGAAGGTTACGGTATTGGCCGAAGTGTAGAATGGAAAATCCACCTCGACTTCCCTGAGAGCCCAATTATGGAGGTGCCACTTTCTCCGTTTGGTTATCACTTTCTCATCCTGCTACCTGACCGAATGCGCCCTGGCACTTACATGTCTCATGCGTTCTGGCTGTTCCGTTTTGTGATTCCATTTCTCTCTTTACTGGCACTTACGGTGTATTTGTACCGTTACGTCATGCGTCCATTGCAGCAGTTCCACCGAGCAAGCCAAGCTTTCAGCCAAGGGGATTATTCGGCGCGAATTGGGCAAACCATGAAGTTAGGCAACGATGAAATAAGCCAAGTCGCGCGGACTTTCGACAAAATGGCGGAGCGAACTTCAGATGTGATTCAACACAACAGAAACTTAATCGCCGATATGTCCCATGAGATACGTACCCCACTAGCACGGATAGAAATGGCCATAGACTGTGTGGATAAGAACATCGAACGTGAACAGATGTTGCAACGCATCAAAACTGACACACATAAGATGCGCTCAACCGCTGAAGATACGTTAACACTGGCGTGGATCGAAAACGAACAACCCAACTTAAGAACAGAATCCTTCGACTTGGCAGAACTGATTGAAATCATCGCCGAAGATGCCAGATTTGAATATCCGGATAAACTCCTCGAGCTTTCCCAAGACGAGCCTCTCCCTATTGAAGACTCTAACCAAATGGCACTGAGTCAGTCCTTGGAAAATGTCATTCGCAATGGGCTGCGTTACACACAATCGAATGAGACATTAATGATCCGCGCATTAGCGAAAAGCAGTCATTACCACATCTTAATTACCGATTCCGGTCCAGGCATCGACCCAAGCTTATACCAACAAATCTTTAAACCTTTCTTCAAGGCAAACAACCAAGTCGCATCACGTAAAGGCTTTGGCGTTGGGCTAGCTCTTGCCAAGCGACATATAGAAGCGGTTGGCGGCACCATTAAGGCCTATAACGCACCAAACCAAGGTTTAACCATGGATATTACTTTACCGAAAAAACGCTAA
- a CDS encoding multiheme c-type cytochrome: MTQWACWKQAVIGLAALVSFSLFAQEVTSNTPKSIQSSTLTYVGSEACVDCHKKETEAWQGSHHDMAMRHADAESVLGDFNDHTFTFEGKPNRFYRKGEEYWVNIQGPDGEWHDYKISYTFAWEPLQQYMVEFEDGRVQLIPFAWDSRTKQEGGQRWFHLYPDTTPKDEFYWTNTGQNWNFMCADCHSTNLEKNYDAKANTYATTWSEINVGCEACHGPASEHIELAKQAEKSGNTIASANHYGFDRDLGMAVKEWVYEEGHSTLQPKEIAMTHQVQTCAQCHSRRTQLNESADHVKGSFLDKYRLSLITPELYYHDGQIYDEDYVYGSFLQSAMAEKGVTCTNCHDPHTAELKIPEEAVCAQCHIASDYMPENHTFHEANTEASQCTTCHMPETTYMQVDPRRDHSWHVPRPDLSQHINTPNVCTSCHEDETNQWAVQKIGEWFPNSKYRNQQHFAVAFYADSIGHRGAPDALAYSAQDASLSDIIRASALERMGGNTGQNTLVSLARAVKHDSDMIRLGAVAGSSGYEFSDRWQILEPLLSDPVLSVRAEAAGALVRHYPEMNPLQRDKIKQPLEDYIAIQRFNTDRGFGRTNLANVYRDLGETDKAIASYQKAIEIEPYFENSYANLADLYRAQGNDKKALETLMAGIEAQPKSSALPYSAGLAWLRVGDSVKANQYLKQAAETSEQNPQYWYVYGLALEKSDVLAASKALNTAYKVGGNPQHLFAECEVLARNYKEGAVAFAFEQCVKQLGEFAPADVVQRLRASINQ; this comes from the coding sequence ATGACTCAGTGGGCATGTTGGAAGCAGGCTGTAATCGGTCTTGCGGCGCTCGTCAGTTTTTCTCTGTTTGCTCAGGAAGTAACGTCGAATACCCCAAAATCTATCCAATCTTCAACATTAACGTATGTAGGCAGTGAAGCGTGTGTTGATTGCCACAAGAAAGAAACCGAAGCGTGGCAAGGTTCTCATCACGATATGGCGATGCGTCATGCTGATGCGGAATCCGTTCTCGGTGATTTCAATGACCACACGTTTACTTTTGAAGGTAAACCAAACCGCTTCTACCGCAAAGGGGAAGAGTATTGGGTCAACATCCAAGGGCCTGATGGGGAGTGGCACGACTACAAAATCAGCTACACCTTTGCGTGGGAGCCGCTTCAACAATACATGGTGGAATTCGAAGACGGACGTGTGCAGTTAATTCCTTTCGCTTGGGATTCGAGAACCAAGCAAGAAGGCGGACAGCGCTGGTTCCATCTCTATCCAGATACGACGCCAAAAGACGAATTCTATTGGACCAATACTGGCCAAAACTGGAATTTCATGTGCGCGGATTGCCATTCAACCAATCTAGAAAAGAACTATGATGCCAAAGCGAATACCTATGCGACGACTTGGTCGGAAATTAATGTCGGTTGTGAAGCGTGTCATGGCCCTGCTAGCGAACATATAGAACTTGCCAAACAAGCGGAAAAATCTGGGAATACCATCGCCTCAGCGAACCATTATGGTTTTGACCGAGATTTAGGAATGGCAGTAAAAGAATGGGTCTATGAAGAGGGGCACAGCACGCTGCAACCGAAAGAAATTGCGATGACTCATCAAGTTCAAACGTGTGCGCAGTGCCATAGCCGTCGTACACAGTTAAATGAAAGTGCAGACCACGTTAAAGGCTCCTTCTTAGATAAATATCGCCTCAGCCTAATTACACCAGAGCTCTATTATCATGATGGTCAGATTTACGATGAAGACTACGTTTACGGTTCATTTTTGCAGTCTGCCATGGCAGAGAAAGGGGTAACCTGTACCAACTGTCATGATCCTCATACCGCAGAGCTAAAAATCCCTGAAGAAGCGGTTTGTGCTCAGTGCCATATTGCGTCTGACTACATGCCGGAGAATCACACTTTCCATGAGGCAAATACTGAGGCGTCCCAATGCACAACTTGTCACATGCCGGAAACGACCTACATGCAAGTTGACCCGCGTCGTGACCACAGCTGGCATGTGCCGCGTCCGGATCTGAGCCAGCACATCAATACGCCAAACGTCTGTACATCATGTCATGAAGACGAAACCAATCAGTGGGCTGTTCAGAAAATAGGCGAATGGTTCCCGAATTCGAAATACCGCAATCAACAACACTTTGCAGTAGCATTCTACGCCGATTCTATTGGTCATCGCGGTGCGCCTGATGCGTTAGCTTACTCCGCTCAAGACGCATCGTTAAGTGACATTATTCGTGCCTCCGCGTTAGAGCGCATGGGCGGCAATACCGGACAAAACACCTTAGTGTCATTGGCAAGAGCTGTGAAACATGACAGCGATATGATTCGTCTAGGGGCTGTTGCCGGGTCTTCTGGTTATGAGTTCAGTGACCGCTGGCAAATCCTCGAACCATTACTCAGCGACCCAGTCTTATCAGTACGTGCAGAAGCCGCAGGCGCACTGGTTCGCCATTATCCAGAGATGAATCCGCTGCAACGTGACAAGATCAAACAGCCGTTGGAAGATTACATCGCAATCCAACGCTTTAACACTGACCGAGGCTTTGGGCGAACGAACCTTGCGAATGTCTATCGAGACCTTGGTGAAACAGACAAAGCCATTGCGTCTTACCAAAAAGCCATTGAAATAGAGCCTTATTTTGAGAACAGCTACGCCAACTTAGCCGACTTGTATCGTGCTCAGGGCAACGACAAAAAAGCATTAGAAACCCTGATGGCAGGGATTGAAGCTCAGCCAAAATCGAGTGCATTGCCATACAGCGCGGGTTTAGCTTGGTTACGAGTGGGTGACAGTGTGAAAGCAAACCAATACTTAAAACAAGCGGCGGAAACCTCAGAGCAAAACCCACAATATTGGTATGTTTATGGGCTCGCTCTGGAGAAATCAGATGTGCTTGCTGCCAGTAAAGCGTTGAACACCGCTTACAAAGTGGGAGGCAACCCACAGCACCTGTTTGCGGAGTGTGAAGTATTAGCGCGCAACTACAAAGAAGGTGCGGTTGCCTTTGCATTCGAGCAATGTGTCAAGCAATTGGGTGAGTTTGCGCCCGCAGATGTCGTTCAACGCTTGAGAGCTTCTATAAATCAATAG
- a CDS encoding LysR family transcriptional regulator yields the protein MGNKMDLNLIQTFLVVAEYQSYTKAADHLGLTQPAVSASIKRLEQVVGKQLFVKQGRGIAPTSTAYQLMPQFRQAVSIVDNAISERTSFQVSCSETLLHSLNPIDNVVFHESPPEKYLLFEQIRQQKMDLVIDTIITKDSSFVIETAYDEPAVIICRQNHPRVQGSLSKEDFYRESHCMFSGKWNNTSGFEQLAKEPIQERNVEIVTSSLAGMAMYVAQRDCLGVVSRSFAMKWSKALKLQILECPIEIDRIPYKFVYHKRDERNPAHQRLREQIKQQLEFAHAAPIDL from the coding sequence ATGGGTAACAAGATGGACTTAAACTTGATTCAAACTTTCTTGGTGGTTGCTGAGTATCAGTCCTACACCAAAGCGGCCGACCATTTAGGCCTTACGCAACCGGCTGTGAGCGCTTCGATTAAGCGGCTTGAACAGGTGGTAGGAAAACAGCTTTTCGTCAAGCAAGGACGAGGGATCGCACCAACTTCAACCGCGTATCAACTCATGCCACAGTTTCGTCAAGCTGTGAGCATCGTAGACAACGCCATTTCTGAGCGAACTTCTTTTCAAGTTTCCTGCTCTGAAACCCTGCTCCATAGCTTAAATCCGATTGATAATGTGGTATTTCACGAATCCCCACCTGAAAAGTACTTGCTGTTTGAGCAGATCCGTCAGCAAAAAATGGACTTAGTGATCGATACAATCATTACCAAAGATTCGTCATTCGTGATTGAAACAGCCTATGACGAACCAGCCGTGATCATCTGTCGTCAAAATCACCCAAGAGTCCAAGGTTCACTGAGTAAAGAAGATTTCTATCGCGAAAGTCACTGCATGTTTTCCGGCAAGTGGAACAACACTTCTGGCTTTGAACAGTTGGCAAAAGAGCCAATTCAGGAGCGAAATGTCGAGATCGTGACATCATCGTTAGCAGGAATGGCCATGTATGTGGCTCAACGTGATTGCCTTGGCGTGGTATCGCGTTCATTTGCTATGAAATGGAGTAAGGCACTCAAGTTGCAAATCCTTGAGTGCCCGATTGAAATTGACCGAATCCCCTACAAATTCGTTTACCACAAACGCGATGAGCGTAACCCCGCTCATCAGCGCTTGAGGGAACAGATTAAGCAGCAACTAGAGTTTGCTCACGCGGCACCTATTGATTTATAG
- a CDS encoding arylsulfatase — translation MANQMSKLAVGLGVLATSSAAAAADKPNILAIFGDDVGYWNISAYNQGMMGYQTPNIDRIANEGALFTDHYGQQSCTAGRAAFITGQEPFRTGLLTIGMPGSTHGIPDWAPTIADLLKGQGYMTAQFGKNHLGDQDQHLPTNHGFDEFFGNLYHLNAEEEPETYYYPKDPEFRKNYGPRGVIKSFADGKIEDTGPMTRKRMEHADEEFLETSLAFMEKAVKADKPFFIWHNTTRMHVWTRLQEKYQGKSGVSIYADGMLEHDDQVGVLLDKLDELGVADNTIVIYSTDNGAETVTWPDGGATPFHGEKGTTWEGGMRVPQLVRWPGVIEPGTKINDMMAHQDWLPTLMAAAGVPDVKEKLAKGYKANGKDWRVHIDGYNFMPYFQGKEEKGPRESLLYFTANGELNAVRWNDWKLNFAVLEGDISNAIRFSPNWPQIIHLRADPFEKAPHESGMYLRWMADNMWLFVPIQDVLGEFFKTLPDYPMQQGQMMNPASISYQSLGLQGKMKQLEQLQQEVKKMN, via the coding sequence ATGGCTAACCAAATGAGCAAGCTGGCTGTCGGTCTCGGCGTACTGGCAACCTCAAGTGCTGCAGCGGCGGCAGACAAACCAAATATCCTAGCGATCTTTGGTGATGATGTTGGGTACTGGAACATCAGTGCATACAACCAAGGTATGATGGGTTACCAGACCCCTAATATCGACCGCATTGCAAACGAAGGGGCACTATTTACTGATCACTACGGTCAGCAATCTTGTACCGCTGGCCGTGCAGCATTCATCACAGGCCAAGAACCGTTCCGTACTGGCTTGCTTACTATCGGTATGCCAGGCTCCACACACGGTATTCCGGATTGGGCACCGACTATTGCCGACCTTCTTAAAGGTCAAGGTTACATGACTGCTCAGTTTGGTAAAAACCACTTGGGCGACCAAGATCAACACTTACCAACAAACCACGGTTTCGACGAGTTCTTCGGTAACCTTTATCACCTCAACGCTGAAGAAGAACCAGAAACTTATTACTACCCTAAAGATCCAGAGTTCCGCAAAAACTACGGCCCTCGTGGTGTAATCAAGTCATTTGCTGACGGTAAGATTGAAGATACCGGTCCTATGACACGTAAGCGCATGGAACACGCAGATGAAGAGTTCCTAGAGACGTCTCTTGCATTCATGGAAAAAGCCGTGAAAGCAGACAAGCCGTTCTTTATCTGGCACAACACTACACGTATGCACGTTTGGACTCGTCTACAAGAGAAGTACCAAGGTAAATCAGGTGTAAGTATCTACGCTGACGGTATGCTTGAGCACGATGACCAGGTGGGTGTTCTACTGGACAAACTTGACGAGCTAGGTGTTGCTGATAACACCATCGTTATCTACTCAACCGATAACGGTGCAGAAACCGTAACATGGCCTGACGGCGGTGCTACCCCATTCCATGGTGAGAAAGGTACCACTTGGGAAGGCGGTATGCGTGTACCTCAGCTTGTTCGTTGGCCTGGCGTGATTGAACCAGGAACCAAGATCAACGACATGATGGCGCACCAAGATTGGCTACCAACACTAATGGCAGCCGCTGGCGTTCCTGACGTAAAAGAGAAGCTAGCGAAAGGCTACAAAGCGAACGGTAAAGACTGGCGCGTACACATTGATGGCTACAACTTCATGCCTTACTTCCAAGGTAAAGAAGAGAAAGGCCCTCGTGAGTCACTGCTTTACTTCACTGCAAACGGTGAGCTAAACGCAGTACGTTGGAATGACTGGAAGCTGAACTTCGCGGTTCTTGAAGGTGATATCTCTAACGCGATTCGCTTCTCTCCAAACTGGCCACAGATCATTCACCTACGTGCAGACCCATTTGAGAAAGCGCCACACGAATCTGGTATGTACCTGCGCTGGATGGCAGACAACATGTGGTTGTTCGTACCAATCCAAGATGTGCTAGGCGAGTTCTTCAAGACACTGCCAGATTACCCAATGCAGCAAGGTCAGATGATGAACCCTGCGTCTATCAGCTACCAATCTCTAGGCCTACAAGGCAAGATGAAGCAGCTTGAGCAACTTCAGCAAGAAGTTAAGAAAATGAACTAG
- a CDS encoding arylsulfatase has protein sequence MTAKYGVKRRLAILTAAFIGATSSSIAAEKPNILVIWGDDIGQSNISAYTFGLMGYKTPNIDSIAKEGMMFTDYYGEQSCTAGRSTFITGQTVLRTGLSKVGLPGADLGLQAEDATIAEMLKPLGYMTGQFGKNHLGDKDEHLPTNHGFDEFFGNLYHLNAEEEPENVDYPKDPEFRKKFGPRGVIKSFADGKIEDTGPLTRKRMETVDEETLDAALDFMDRAVKADKPFFVWWNATRMHFRTHVKEDNLGKTGISFYADGMVEHDNHVGQLLKKVDDLGIKDNTIVFYSTDNGPHMNSWPDAGTTPFRGEKNTNWEGAFRVPAMVRWPGKIEPGSVSNEIMHHMDWMPTLVAAAGDDQIKEKLLKGYSAGDKKFKVHLDGYNFLPYLTGKEEKGPREEIFYFTDDGDLSSLRYHNWKIVFLEQRAKGTLRIWAEPFTPLRVPKIFNLRMDPYEVADITSNTYYDWLIDHAYMLVPAQAYVGKFLATFEEFPPRQKAASFSLDQVMEKLQENPNK, from the coding sequence ATGACAGCGAAATATGGCGTGAAGCGTCGATTAGCAATTCTTACCGCTGCTTTCATTGGTGCGACGAGTAGCAGTATCGCAGCAGAGAAACCGAATATTTTGGTGATCTGGGGTGATGATATCGGTCAGTCGAATATCAGCGCGTATACATTTGGTTTAATGGGATACAAGACACCCAACATTGATAGCATCGCAAAAGAAGGCATGATGTTTACCGATTATTACGGTGAGCAGTCTTGTACTGCAGGTCGCTCAACTTTCATTACTGGTCAAACTGTATTGAGAACTGGTTTGAGTAAAGTAGGCTTACCGGGTGCAGATCTAGGTTTGCAAGCGGAAGACGCGACCATTGCAGAAATGCTAAAACCACTTGGCTACATGACGGGCCAATTTGGTAAAAACCATTTAGGTGATAAGGACGAACATTTACCAACAAACCACGGCTTCGACGAATTTTTTGGCAACCTTTACCATTTGAACGCCGAGGAAGAACCTGAGAATGTGGATTACCCGAAAGACCCTGAGTTCCGCAAGAAGTTTGGTCCTCGTGGGGTGATAAAGTCTTTTGCTGACGGAAAAATCGAAGATACCGGGCCTCTAACGCGTAAGCGTATGGAAACCGTCGATGAAGAAACCTTAGACGCGGCATTAGACTTTATGGATCGTGCAGTTAAAGCGGATAAACCATTCTTTGTATGGTGGAACGCGACTCGTATGCATTTCCGTACTCACGTGAAAGAAGATAACCTAGGAAAAACAGGCATCAGCTTCTATGCTGATGGTATGGTTGAACACGATAATCACGTCGGTCAACTGCTGAAAAAAGTCGACGACCTGGGCATTAAAGATAACACCATCGTATTTTACTCAACCGATAATGGCCCACACATGAACTCGTGGCCAGATGCGGGCACAACGCCATTCCGTGGTGAGAAGAACACTAACTGGGAAGGGGCTTTCCGTGTCCCAGCCATGGTTCGTTGGCCGGGTAAGATTGAACCAGGCAGCGTTTCTAATGAGATCATGCACCATATGGACTGGATGCCAACGTTGGTAGCCGCAGCCGGTGATGATCAAATCAAAGAGAAGCTGCTGAAAGGTTACTCAGCAGGAGATAAGAAGTTCAAAGTTCACCTAGATGGTTACAACTTCCTACCATACCTAACGGGTAAAGAAGAAAAGGGCCCGCGTGAAGAGATTTTCTACTTTACAGACGATGGCGACTTGAGTTCACTTCGTTACCATAACTGGAAGATTGTATTCCTAGAGCAGCGCGCGAAAGGCACGCTTCGTATTTGGGCTGAACCGTTTACTCCATTGCGTGTGCCTAAGATCTTCAACCTACGTATGGACCCATACGAAGTGGCTGACATTACGTCGAACACTTACTATGACTGGTTGATTGACCACGCTTACATGTTGGTACCGGCACAAGCGTATGTGGGTAAATTCTTGGCTACGTTCGAAGAATTCCCACCACGACAAAAAGCAGCAAGCTTCTCACTTGATCAAGTGATGGAGAAGTTGCAGGAAAACCCTAATAAATAA
- a CDS encoding response regulator transcription factor yields MFSPTSVNVQHQNHWSSNSSTPIQSILLVEDDPDLNLQLTGLLKEQKYHVISMFSGDDGVNAFQQQSFDLVILDVNLPNLDGFEVLNVIRSQSQTPVVMLTAYGAEEYRIQGLKCGADDYITKPCNFTEVSLRIEAILRRTQLIKQTNSASHLSDRELLLDKQTHTVTLHHRLDMEPIRLTPIQFKLLWTLIENREEVLTKPFLYQSVLERQFSQYDRALDMHLSRVRKRLIAEGMSNDRIQTVHGKGYIFK; encoded by the coding sequence ATGTTCAGCCCAACGTCAGTGAATGTTCAGCACCAAAATCATTGGTCATCAAACTCATCAACTCCGATCCAATCCATTTTGCTCGTCGAGGATGATCCCGACCTCAACCTTCAACTAACTGGCCTACTCAAAGAACAAAAATATCACGTCATTTCCATGTTCAGTGGCGATGACGGCGTTAACGCATTTCAGCAACAATCTTTTGATTTGGTTATTTTGGACGTTAATCTTCCGAACCTCGATGGATTCGAAGTGCTCAACGTGATTCGCTCGCAGTCACAAACACCGGTCGTGATGCTGACGGCCTATGGCGCAGAAGAATATCGAATTCAGGGGCTTAAATGTGGCGCAGACGATTACATCACAAAACCCTGTAACTTCACCGAGGTCAGCTTACGTATTGAAGCGATTTTACGTCGCACACAATTAATAAAACAAACCAATTCCGCCTCTCACCTTAGCGATAGAGAGTTACTGCTCGATAAACAAACTCACACGGTCACGCTGCATCATCGCCTAGATATGGAACCCATTCGGCTAACACCAATTCAATTTAAGTTACTTTGGACCTTGATAGAAAACCGCGAAGAAGTGTTGACTAAGCCTTTCCTTTACCAAAGCGTTTTAGAGCGCCAGTTTAGCCAATATGACCGAGCACTCGACATGCATTTAAGTCGTGTCCGTAAACGTCTTATCGCAGAAGGCATGTCGAACGACCGTATCCAGACCGTGCACGGTAAAGGGTATATTTTCAAGTGA